The Syntrophorhabdaceae bacterium region GCAAGCAGCTGTCCGGTCATCCATTCCATGATCGGTTTCCAATAGGAAGAATCGACGAGGATGACGGGGAAAGGCTTTATCTTCCTTGTTTGAATGAGCGTCAGGGCTTCGAAACACTCGTCGAGGGTCCCGAACCCTCCCGGCATGACAATGTAAGCCATGGCATATTTCACGAACATCACCTTTCGCACGAAAAAATACCTGAAGTGGAGACTCAGGTTGGAATAGGGGTTCGGTTTTTGCTCAAAGGGCAGCTCGATATTGACCCCCACCGATTTAACTCCCTCCTCGGATGCTGCTTTGTTGGCAGCTTCCATGACGCCGCCCCCGCCCCCGGTGATGATGTTGAATCCGCTCTTGGCCACGAGCTTCGCCAGTTCATAGGTCCTCGTATAGAGAGGGTCGCCGTCTTTGCAGCGGGCGCTCCCGAAAAAACTGATGGCGGGCTGTATCTCCGAGAGGTTTTCGAAGCCTTCCACGAATTCGGCCATAATATGGAACATTCTCCATGTATCCCTTACAGTGATATCATCTATAACATACTGTTTTTCCACGCTTTCCCCTTTTTGCCTTGAGATTTTGAAGGTTGACATATATTATTTACATGGGAAGGAGATGTCAAATCAAAATGTATGGGTGAGATATTTGTAGGGACAAGCGGTTTTTCATTTGCCGATTGGGTTGGCGAGGTATATCCGGCAGGCATTAAGAAACAGGAGATGCTCCCCTATTATGAACAGGTTCTAGGCTTTAAGGCCCTCGAAGTCAATTTTACCTATTACGCGCTGCCGTCAAAAAGGACGATGGAATCCTTCATTGCCAGGACGTCCCCGGACTTTCTTTTTGCCGTGAAAGCATATAAGGGTCTTACGCACGAGAGAAACGAGGACCCGACGGGACTTATGAGACTGTTCAAGGAAGGTGTGGCCCCCCTCAATGGAAATATGAAAAGTCTCTTATTTCAGTTTCCTTACGGGTTCATTCCCAACGGCAGGAACCTTGACTACCTCAAGCTTCTCAAGGACGAATTCGGTGAATTCGGACCGGTAGTGGAGTTCAGGAACGTAAAGTGGTCGGACGAACGCTATATGGAGATCCTGAGAGGCCTCTCGGTGGGTTGTTGCGTGGTGGATGAACCGGAACTCGCGGGGCTTCTTCCTTTCAAGCCTGTCCTCACCTCAGATACAGGATACTTCCGTTTCCACGGCAGGAACAAGAATTGGTTCGGTGCGCCGATGGAGGTAAGATACGACTATCTCTATACCAAAGAGGAGCTAAGCGGCCCCCTTGCAGCCGTGAAGGAAGTCGCGTCGAAGGCGGCCGTGACGTTCGTGTTTTTCAATAATTGTCATCAGGGCAAGGCGGCAAAGAACGGACGAATGTTTCTGGAGATGCTGAAAGGCGGTTGAATTCGTGAATATCGACGGGGATACCCATAGTGTCTCCCGTCACTTATGAGAGGAAAGGATGTGCCTATGAGAATAGGAATAGACTTGGGAGGAACAAAAATAGTCGGCGGCCTGGTCGATGCTTCGGGCAATGTCACGGGGAGGACTAAGATCCCCACTGTTGCCGGCTCCGGGTATGCCGGGGTCCTTGCAGACCTTGCTTCTCTTGTGAACGAAGTTATCGCAAAGAGCGGGATCTCGAGGAAGGCCGTGGAGAGGATAGGGATAGCCTCCGCGGGTCAGATTGAGAAATATACCCAGAAAATAGTTTTTTCTC contains the following coding sequences:
- a CDS encoding DUF72 domain-containing protein — its product is MGEIFVGTSGFSFADWVGEVYPAGIKKQEMLPYYEQVLGFKALEVNFTYYALPSKRTMESFIARTSPDFLFAVKAYKGLTHERNEDPTGLMRLFKEGVAPLNGNMKSLLFQFPYGFIPNGRNLDYLKLLKDEFGEFGPVVEFRNVKWSDERYMEILRGLSVGCCVVDEPELAGLLPFKPVLTSDTGYFRFHGRNKNWFGAPMEVRYDYLYTKEELSGPLAAVKEVASKAAVTFVFFNNCHQGKAAKNGRMFLEMLKGG
- a CDS encoding TIGR00730 family Rossman fold protein — translated: MEKQYVIDDITVRDTWRMFHIMAEFVEGFENLSEIQPAISFFGSARCKDGDPLYTRTYELAKLVAKSGFNIITGGGGGVMEAANKAASEEGVKSVGVNIELPFEQKPNPYSNLSLHFRYFFVRKVMFVKYAMAYIVMPGGFGTLDECFEALTLIQTRKIKPFPVILVDSSYWKPIMEWMTGQLLAQNLISKEDFHIFKVMDDPEEIVEYVKRFVIL